The Aquila chrysaetos chrysaetos chromosome 6, bAquChr1.4, whole genome shotgun sequence genome window below encodes:
- the GABRD gene encoding gamma-aminobutyric acid receptor subunit delta isoform X3, whose product MYGSKMEFLTWVFPALVLLCTQQHRCIRAMNDIGDYIGSNIEISWLPNLDDLMKGYARNFRPGIGGPPVNVALAIEVASIDHISEVNMEYTMTVFLHQSWRDDRLSYNHTNETLGLDSRFVDKLWLPDTFIVNAKSAWFHDVTVENKLIRLQPDGVILYSIRITSTVACDMDLSKYPMDEQECMLDLESYGYSSEDIVYHWSENQEEIHGLDKLQLAQFTITNYQFTTEMMNFKSAGQFPRLSLHFHLRRNRGVYIIQSYVPSILLVAMSWVSFWISQSAVPARVSLGITTVLTMTTLMVSARSSLPRASAIKALDVYFWICYVFVFAALVEYAFAHFNADYMKKQKNKIKARRQSGEINVKNAIVLFSLSIAGVNQELAISHRQHRIPRSLPGSYGTIEIETGETKLQQVMKLDKKSGLKSLFKPIDADTIDIYARAVFPAAFAAVNVIYWVAYTM is encoded by the exons ATGTATGGGAGTAAAATGGAATTTCTTACCTGGGTTTTTCCTGCCTTGGTTCTACTGTGCACCCAACAGCACAGGTGTATCAG AGCTATGAATGACATCGGAGATTACATAGGTTCCAACATCGAAATATCCTGGTTACCCAACCTGGATGATTTAATGAAAGGGTATGCACGTAATTTCAGGCCTGGGATTGGAG GTCCTCCCGTTAATGTTGCTCTTGCAATTGAAGTAGCCAGCATTGACCACATCTCAGAAGTGAACATG GAATATACCATGACGGTATTTTTGCACCAGAGCTGGCGAGATGACCGTCTGTCTTACAACCACACCAATGAAACTTTGGGCTTAGACAGCCGGTTTGTGGACAAGCTCTGGTTGCCAGATACTTTCATAGTAAATGCCAAGTCTGCCTGGTTCCATGATGTGACTGTGGAAAACAAACTTATCAGGCTCCAGCCAGATGGAGTCATTTTATACAGCATCAG GATTACCTCAACAGTGGCCTGTGACATGGACCTTTCCAAGTATCCAATGGATGAGCAAGAATGCATGTTGGATTTGGAGAGCT ATGGCTACTCTTCAGAGGACATCGTCTACCACTGGTCAGAAAACCAGGAGGAAATCCATGGGCTGGATAAGCTGCAGCTTGCTCAATTCACAATTACCAATTACCAGTTCACAACAGAAATGATGAACTTCAAATCTG caggtCAGTTTCCCAGGCTCAGTCTCCACTTCCACCTTCGGCGAAATCGAGGAGTTTACATCATTCAGTCTTATGTTCCTTCTATCTTACTAGTGGCCATGTCATGGGTATCCTTCTGGATCAGTCAGTCAGCTGTGCCTGCCAGGGTGTCATTAG GTATAACTACTGTTCTTACTATGACTACACTGATGGTCAGTGCCCGATCTTCGCTTCCACGAGCATCTGCCATCAAGGCGCTTGATGTTTACTTCTGGATTTGCTATGTGTTTGTCTTCGCTGCACTGGTAGAATATGCATTTGCACATTTCAATGCTGActacatgaaaaagcaaaagaacaagaTAAAGGCAAGAAGGCAGAGTGGAGAG aTAAACGTGAAGAATGCCattgttctgttttccctttccataGCTGGTGTGAACCAGGAACTGGCCATTTCTCATAGGCAGCACCGAATTCCCAGAAGCCTGCCTGGATCATATGGCACAATAGAAATAGAAACTGGAGAGACAAAACTGCAGCAAGTAATGAAACTGGATAAAAAGAGTGGTCTGAAGTCCCTCTTTAAGCCCATTGATGCTGATACCATTGATATATATGCCAGAGCTGTGTTCCCAGCAGCCTTTGCAGCAGTCAATGTTATATACTGGGTTGCATacacaatgtaa
- the GABRD gene encoding gamma-aminobutyric acid receptor subunit delta isoform X2 gives MEEKIEFDLQVKMKPNSRKAFWPGSLLTLLRAMNDIGDYIGSNIEISWLPNLDDLMKGYARNFRPGIGGPPVNVALAIEVASIDHISEVNMEYTMTVFLHQSWRDDRLSYNHTNETLGLDSRFVDKLWLPDTFIVNAKSAWFHDVTVENKLIRLQPDGVILYSIRITSTVACDMDLSKYPMDEQECMLDLESYGYSSEDIVYHWSENQEEIHGLDKLQLAQFTITNYQFTTEMMNFKSGQFPRLSLHFHLRRNRGVYIIQSYVPSILLVAMSWVSFWISQSAVPARVSLGITTVLTMTTLMVSARSSLPRASAIKALDVYFWICYVFVFAALVEYAFAHFNADYMKKQKNKIKARRQSGEINVKNAIVLFSLSIAGVNQELAISHRQHRIPRSLPGSYGTIEIETGETKLQQVMKLDKKSGLKSLFKPIDADTIDIYARAVFPAAFAAVNVIYWVAYTM, from the exons ATGGAGGAGAAAATCGAGTTTGACCTGCAAGTCAAGATGAAACCGAACTCCCGAAAAGCCTTCTGGCCGGGTTCCCTACTGACCCTCCTGCG AGCTATGAATGACATCGGAGATTACATAGGTTCCAACATCGAAATATCCTGGTTACCCAACCTGGATGATTTAATGAAAGGGTATGCACGTAATTTCAGGCCTGGGATTGGAG GTCCTCCCGTTAATGTTGCTCTTGCAATTGAAGTAGCCAGCATTGACCACATCTCAGAAGTGAACATG GAATATACCATGACGGTATTTTTGCACCAGAGCTGGCGAGATGACCGTCTGTCTTACAACCACACCAATGAAACTTTGGGCTTAGACAGCCGGTTTGTGGACAAGCTCTGGTTGCCAGATACTTTCATAGTAAATGCCAAGTCTGCCTGGTTCCATGATGTGACTGTGGAAAACAAACTTATCAGGCTCCAGCCAGATGGAGTCATTTTATACAGCATCAG GATTACCTCAACAGTGGCCTGTGACATGGACCTTTCCAAGTATCCAATGGATGAGCAAGAATGCATGTTGGATTTGGAGAGCT ATGGCTACTCTTCAGAGGACATCGTCTACCACTGGTCAGAAAACCAGGAGGAAATCCATGGGCTGGATAAGCTGCAGCTTGCTCAATTCACAATTACCAATTACCAGTTCACAACAGAAATGATGAACTTCAAATCTG gtCAGTTTCCCAGGCTCAGTCTCCACTTCCACCTTCGGCGAAATCGAGGAGTTTACATCATTCAGTCTTATGTTCCTTCTATCTTACTAGTGGCCATGTCATGGGTATCCTTCTGGATCAGTCAGTCAGCTGTGCCTGCCAGGGTGTCATTAG GTATAACTACTGTTCTTACTATGACTACACTGATGGTCAGTGCCCGATCTTCGCTTCCACGAGCATCTGCCATCAAGGCGCTTGATGTTTACTTCTGGATTTGCTATGTGTTTGTCTTCGCTGCACTGGTAGAATATGCATTTGCACATTTCAATGCTGActacatgaaaaagcaaaagaacaagaTAAAGGCAAGAAGGCAGAGTGGAGAG aTAAACGTGAAGAATGCCattgttctgttttccctttccataGCTGGTGTGAACCAGGAACTGGCCATTTCTCATAGGCAGCACCGAATTCCCAGAAGCCTGCCTGGATCATATGGCACAATAGAAATAGAAACTGGAGAGACAAAACTGCAGCAAGTAATGAAACTGGATAAAAAGAGTGGTCTGAAGTCCCTCTTTAAGCCCATTGATGCTGATACCATTGATATATATGCCAGAGCTGTGTTCCCAGCAGCCTTTGCAGCAGTCAATGTTATATACTGGGTTGCATacacaatgtaa
- the GABRD gene encoding gamma-aminobutyric acid receptor subunit delta isoform X4, translating into MSQIQPKSAHPTYASAVFRAMNDIGDYIGSNIEISWLPNLDDLMKGYARNFRPGIGGPPVNVALAIEVASIDHISEVNMEYTMTVFLHQSWRDDRLSYNHTNETLGLDSRFVDKLWLPDTFIVNAKSAWFHDVTVENKLIRLQPDGVILYSIRITSTVACDMDLSKYPMDEQECMLDLESYGYSSEDIVYHWSENQEEIHGLDKLQLAQFTITNYQFTTEMMNFKSAGQFPRLSLHFHLRRNRGVYIIQSYVPSILLVAMSWVSFWISQSAVPARVSLGITTVLTMTTLMVSARSSLPRASAIKALDVYFWICYVFVFAALVEYAFAHFNADYMKKQKNKIKARRQSGEINVKNAIVLFSLSIAGVNQELAISHRQHRIPRSLPGSYGTIEIETGETKLQQVMKLDKKSGLKSLFKPIDADTIDIYARAVFPAAFAAVNVIYWVAYTM; encoded by the exons ATGAGCCAAATTCAACCTAAGTCAGCACATCCTACTTACGCCAGTGCTGTTTTCAG AGCTATGAATGACATCGGAGATTACATAGGTTCCAACATCGAAATATCCTGGTTACCCAACCTGGATGATTTAATGAAAGGGTATGCACGTAATTTCAGGCCTGGGATTGGAG GTCCTCCCGTTAATGTTGCTCTTGCAATTGAAGTAGCCAGCATTGACCACATCTCAGAAGTGAACATG GAATATACCATGACGGTATTTTTGCACCAGAGCTGGCGAGATGACCGTCTGTCTTACAACCACACCAATGAAACTTTGGGCTTAGACAGCCGGTTTGTGGACAAGCTCTGGTTGCCAGATACTTTCATAGTAAATGCCAAGTCTGCCTGGTTCCATGATGTGACTGTGGAAAACAAACTTATCAGGCTCCAGCCAGATGGAGTCATTTTATACAGCATCAG GATTACCTCAACAGTGGCCTGTGACATGGACCTTTCCAAGTATCCAATGGATGAGCAAGAATGCATGTTGGATTTGGAGAGCT ATGGCTACTCTTCAGAGGACATCGTCTACCACTGGTCAGAAAACCAGGAGGAAATCCATGGGCTGGATAAGCTGCAGCTTGCTCAATTCACAATTACCAATTACCAGTTCACAACAGAAATGATGAACTTCAAATCTG caggtCAGTTTCCCAGGCTCAGTCTCCACTTCCACCTTCGGCGAAATCGAGGAGTTTACATCATTCAGTCTTATGTTCCTTCTATCTTACTAGTGGCCATGTCATGGGTATCCTTCTGGATCAGTCAGTCAGCTGTGCCTGCCAGGGTGTCATTAG GTATAACTACTGTTCTTACTATGACTACACTGATGGTCAGTGCCCGATCTTCGCTTCCACGAGCATCTGCCATCAAGGCGCTTGATGTTTACTTCTGGATTTGCTATGTGTTTGTCTTCGCTGCACTGGTAGAATATGCATTTGCACATTTCAATGCTGActacatgaaaaagcaaaagaacaagaTAAAGGCAAGAAGGCAGAGTGGAGAG aTAAACGTGAAGAATGCCattgttctgttttccctttccataGCTGGTGTGAACCAGGAACTGGCCATTTCTCATAGGCAGCACCGAATTCCCAGAAGCCTGCCTGGATCATATGGCACAATAGAAATAGAAACTGGAGAGACAAAACTGCAGCAAGTAATGAAACTGGATAAAAAGAGTGGTCTGAAGTCCCTCTTTAAGCCCATTGATGCTGATACCATTGATATATATGCCAGAGCTGTGTTCCCAGCAGCCTTTGCAGCAGTCAATGTTATATACTGGGTTGCATacacaatgtaa
- the GABRD gene encoding gamma-aminobutyric acid receptor subunit delta isoform X1 → MEEKIEFDLQVKMKPNSRKAFWPGSLLTLLRAMNDIGDYIGSNIEISWLPNLDDLMKGYARNFRPGIGGPPVNVALAIEVASIDHISEVNMEYTMTVFLHQSWRDDRLSYNHTNETLGLDSRFVDKLWLPDTFIVNAKSAWFHDVTVENKLIRLQPDGVILYSIRITSTVACDMDLSKYPMDEQECMLDLESYGYSSEDIVYHWSENQEEIHGLDKLQLAQFTITNYQFTTEMMNFKSAGQFPRLSLHFHLRRNRGVYIIQSYVPSILLVAMSWVSFWISQSAVPARVSLGITTVLTMTTLMVSARSSLPRASAIKALDVYFWICYVFVFAALVEYAFAHFNADYMKKQKNKIKARRQSGEINVKNAIVLFSLSIAGVNQELAISHRQHRIPRSLPGSYGTIEIETGETKLQQVMKLDKKSGLKSLFKPIDADTIDIYARAVFPAAFAAVNVIYWVAYTM, encoded by the exons ATGGAGGAGAAAATCGAGTTTGACCTGCAAGTCAAGATGAAACCGAACTCCCGAAAAGCCTTCTGGCCGGGTTCCCTACTGACCCTCCTGCG AGCTATGAATGACATCGGAGATTACATAGGTTCCAACATCGAAATATCCTGGTTACCCAACCTGGATGATTTAATGAAAGGGTATGCACGTAATTTCAGGCCTGGGATTGGAG GTCCTCCCGTTAATGTTGCTCTTGCAATTGAAGTAGCCAGCATTGACCACATCTCAGAAGTGAACATG GAATATACCATGACGGTATTTTTGCACCAGAGCTGGCGAGATGACCGTCTGTCTTACAACCACACCAATGAAACTTTGGGCTTAGACAGCCGGTTTGTGGACAAGCTCTGGTTGCCAGATACTTTCATAGTAAATGCCAAGTCTGCCTGGTTCCATGATGTGACTGTGGAAAACAAACTTATCAGGCTCCAGCCAGATGGAGTCATTTTATACAGCATCAG GATTACCTCAACAGTGGCCTGTGACATGGACCTTTCCAAGTATCCAATGGATGAGCAAGAATGCATGTTGGATTTGGAGAGCT ATGGCTACTCTTCAGAGGACATCGTCTACCACTGGTCAGAAAACCAGGAGGAAATCCATGGGCTGGATAAGCTGCAGCTTGCTCAATTCACAATTACCAATTACCAGTTCACAACAGAAATGATGAACTTCAAATCTG caggtCAGTTTCCCAGGCTCAGTCTCCACTTCCACCTTCGGCGAAATCGAGGAGTTTACATCATTCAGTCTTATGTTCCTTCTATCTTACTAGTGGCCATGTCATGGGTATCCTTCTGGATCAGTCAGTCAGCTGTGCCTGCCAGGGTGTCATTAG GTATAACTACTGTTCTTACTATGACTACACTGATGGTCAGTGCCCGATCTTCGCTTCCACGAGCATCTGCCATCAAGGCGCTTGATGTTTACTTCTGGATTTGCTATGTGTTTGTCTTCGCTGCACTGGTAGAATATGCATTTGCACATTTCAATGCTGActacatgaaaaagcaaaagaacaagaTAAAGGCAAGAAGGCAGAGTGGAGAG aTAAACGTGAAGAATGCCattgttctgttttccctttccataGCTGGTGTGAACCAGGAACTGGCCATTTCTCATAGGCAGCACCGAATTCCCAGAAGCCTGCCTGGATCATATGGCACAATAGAAATAGAAACTGGAGAGACAAAACTGCAGCAAGTAATGAAACTGGATAAAAAGAGTGGTCTGAAGTCCCTCTTTAAGCCCATTGATGCTGATACCATTGATATATATGCCAGAGCTGTGTTCCCAGCAGCCTTTGCAGCAGTCAATGTTATATACTGGGTTGCATacacaatgtaa